A single genomic interval of Theropithecus gelada isolate Dixy chromosome 16, Tgel_1.0, whole genome shotgun sequence harbors:
- the LOC112610021 gene encoding GRB2-related adapter protein isoform X3: MEDDQNWYKAELRGVEGFIPKNYIRVKPHPWYSGRISRQLAEEILMKRNHLGAFLIRESESSPGEFSVSVNYGDQVQHFKVLREASGKYFLWEEKFNSLNELVDFYRTTTIAKKRQIFLRDEDPLLKSPGACFAQAQFDFSAQDPSQLSFRRGDIIEVLERPDPHWWRGRSCGRVGFFPRSYVQPVHL; the protein is encoded by the exons ATGGAGGATGACCAGAACTGGTACAAAGCCGAGCTCCGGGGCGTCGAGGGGTTTATTCCCAAGAACTACATCCGCGTCAAGCCCCATCC GTGGTACTCGGGCAGGATTTCCCGGCAGCTGGCTGAAGAGATTCTGATGAAGCGGAACCATCTGGGAGCCTTCCTGATCCGGGAAAGTGAGAGCTCCCCAGGGGAGTTCTCCGTCTCTGTGAA CTATGGAGACCAGGTGCAGCACTTCAAGGTGCTGCGCGAGGCCTCTGGGAAGTACTTTTTGTGGGAGGAGAAGTTCAACTCCCTCAACGAGCTGGTCGACTTCTACCGCACCACCACCATCGCCAAGAAGCGGCAGATCTTCCTGCGCGACGAGGATCCCTTGCTCAAG TCACCTGGGGCCTGCTTTGCCCAGGCCCAGTTTGACTTCTCAGCCCAGGACCCCTCGCAGCTCAGCTTCCGCCGTGGTGACATCATCGAGGTCCTGGAGCGCCCAGACCCCCACTGGTGGCGAGGCCGGTCCTGCGGGCGCGTTGGCTTCTTTCCACGGAGTTACGTGCAGCCCGTGCACCTGTGA